The following are encoded in a window of Elusimicrobiota bacterium genomic DNA:
- the murJ gene encoding murein biosynthesis integral membrane protein MurJ, whose product MSIKKHIVKATIVILLFSVLGKLFGFAREIIIAAIFGTTSLTDAYFVGLSVPDFFREIISGGILTAVFIPVYASFIQKNESERSLKFINTISTALALIMVLSVIVFMPLSGYLVKVFAPDLTEPAFSTAVTIAKIIFPATIFMGIASFYGSLLNVHKHFVAPALTQLMLNLGVIAGVIFLSKKLGVYSLAVGFVAGAVMQLLVLFPSLRLRELSFKFTLQWFSEFKPMFYLWGPLLFASVAGVGIDLVSRALASGLDSGNIAALIFAGRIRETVWLFCGVPLGTAVFPFLSSVHAGNNSQEFKKIVDFAIRITVLFALPFSLFTVIYSKPIISILFERGAFSSFSTEITSSALAFYSIGALFYALNFVVIRIYYSRQDVITPLKIFSIGFVLNLVAGFMLRKYMLVGGVALARSLTDAFCFIAMIIMLKPILAEFKVWGVIKNILQILLISIISLLPLYLVYISIHLPAGLFEKLVFLSVAVFFSVFIYLLLCKLFKVKELDSIYNLLKRKIFPAGVLPQ is encoded by the coding sequence ATGTCCATAAAAAAACATATTGTAAAAGCAACCATTGTAATTTTATTGTTCTCTGTCTTAGGGAAGCTGTTTGGTTTTGCCAGAGAAATAATAATAGCCGCCATATTTGGAACAACTTCGCTGACGGATGCATATTTTGTCGGATTGTCAGTACCGGATTTTTTTCGAGAAATTATTTCCGGCGGAATATTGACTGCAGTATTCATCCCGGTTTACGCATCCTTTATCCAAAAAAATGAAAGCGAGCGCTCTTTAAAGTTCATAAATACCATTTCAACAGCACTGGCTCTAATAATGGTACTTTCTGTAATTGTCTTTATGCCTCTATCCGGTTACTTGGTAAAGGTATTTGCTCCCGATCTAACCGAACCAGCTTTTTCTACCGCAGTAACCATAGCGAAAATAATATTTCCCGCGACAATATTTATGGGAATTGCCAGCTTTTACGGAAGTCTTCTTAATGTCCATAAACATTTTGTTGCTCCCGCTTTAACACAGCTGATGCTGAATTTAGGTGTTATAGCAGGCGTGATATTTTTAAGTAAGAAATTAGGAGTATATAGTTTGGCGGTTGGTTTTGTTGCCGGCGCGGTAATGCAGTTGTTGGTATTATTCCCTTCACTAAGGCTTAGGGAGCTCAGTTTTAAATTCACCTTGCAATGGTTCTCCGAGTTCAAACCCATGTTTTATTTATGGGGGCCGCTCTTGTTTGCTTCAGTTGCAGGCGTGGGAATAGACCTGGTATCACGCGCACTTGCATCAGGGCTTGATTCCGGTAATATTGCTGCGCTAATCTTTGCAGGCAGAATAAGAGAAACCGTATGGCTTTTTTGCGGGGTTCCGCTCGGGACGGCGGTTTTTCCTTTTCTTAGCAGTGTCCACGCAGGTAATAATTCTCAGGAATTTAAAAAAATCGTTGATTTTGCGATCAGGATAACAGTTTTATTTGCTTTACCGTTTTCGCTTTTTACGGTAATATATAGCAAGCCGATCATAAGTATTTTGTTTGAGAGGGGGGCTTTTAGCAGTTTCTCAACAGAGATAACATCATCAGCTTTAGCTTTTTACTCAATCGGGGCGCTATTTTATGCTCTGAATTTTGTAGTCATAAGGATATATTACAGCCGGCAGGATGTCATTACGCCTTTAAAAATATTTTCTATAGGGTTTGTATTAAACCTTGTTGCGGGTTTTATGCTAAGGAAGTATATGCTTGTTGGGGGGGTGGCCCTTGCGAGGTCTTTAACGGATGCTTTTTGTTTTATTGCTATGATTATAATGCTAAAGCCGATTTTGGCAGAATTTAAGGTTTGGGGAGTTATAAAGAATATTTTACAGATACTTCTAATTTCAATTATTTCTTTATTGCCTTTATATTTGGTTTATATCAGTATTCATCTGCCGGCAGGCTTATTTGAGAAACTGGTTTTTCTTTCCGTTGCAGTATTCTTTTCGGTTTTTATTTATTTGTTGTTGTGCAAATTATTCAAAGTAAAGGAATTAGATTCAATTTATAATTTATTAAAAAGAAAAATATTCCCTGCAGGAGTTTTACCGCAATGA
- the recA gene encoding recombinase RecA, producing MAKDEKLKALGLALTQIEKDFGKEAIMRLGEKHAKTTVEIIPTGALPLDIAIGIGGIPRGRVVEIYGPESSGKTTLALCIVAQSQKQGGIAAFIDAEHAMDPEYAKKLGVNIDDLYISQPDSGEQALEIVDKLVRSGAVDVIVVDSVAALVPRAEIEGEMGDSVMGMQARLMSQALRKLTSSISKSKTSIVFINQIRHKIGVMWGNPETTTGGLALKFYASVRLDIRRVESVKKGDEIIGNKVRVKVVKNKIAPPFKQAEFDILFGQGIDRTGYLIDMGVADNFVEKSGSFYSYKNEKIGQGRDSAKQYLADNPKTADEIETMIRQKYIFSAVTQAEVEDKEPEEEKEKPVKSSKKQ from the coding sequence ATGGCAAAGGATGAAAAGCTTAAAGCGTTAGGATTAGCGTTAACACAAATTGAAAAAGATTTTGGCAAAGAAGCTATCATGCGTCTGGGTGAAAAGCACGCAAAAACAACGGTTGAAATTATTCCTACCGGCGCATTGCCTTTAGATATAGCGATTGGCATAGGCGGTATTCCCCGCGGAAGAGTGGTTGAGATTTACGGCCCGGAATCTTCCGGTAAAACAACTTTGGCGCTGTGCATTGTTGCCCAGAGCCAGAAACAAGGCGGAATAGCCGCATTTATTGATGCTGAACACGCTATGGATCCGGAATACGCAAAAAAATTGGGTGTTAACATTGATGATCTTTATATTTCCCAGCCGGATTCAGGCGAGCAGGCTCTTGAAATTGTTGATAAACTTGTTCGTTCCGGAGCTGTTGATGTAATAGTGGTGGATTCTGTTGCGGCCCTTGTTCCGCGGGCTGAAATCGAAGGCGAGATGGGCGACTCGGTGATGGGTATGCAGGCCCGCCTAATGAGCCAGGCATTGAGAAAACTTACTTCAAGCATTTCCAAATCTAAAACCTCAATTGTTTTTATAAACCAAATAAGGCATAAAATCGGTGTGATGTGGGGAAATCCTGAAACGACTACCGGCGGACTTGCTCTTAAATTCTATGCATCCGTCCGTCTTGATATCAGGAGAGTAGAATCTGTAAAAAAGGGCGATGAAATTATCGGCAATAAAGTCCGGGTTAAAGTTGTTAAAAATAAGATTGCGCCGCCGTTTAAACAGGCAGAATTTGATATTCTTTTCGGGCAGGGGATAGACCGAACCGGTTACCTTATAGATATGGGAGTGGCTGATAACTTTGTTGAAAAGTCAGGTTCTTTTTATTCCTATAAAAATGAAAAAATCGGTCAAGGGAGGGACAGCGCGAAACAATATCTTGCGGATAATCCCAAAACTGCTGATGAAATAGAAACAATGATAAGGCAGAAATACATTTTTTCGGCAGTAACGCAAGCCGAAGTTGAGGATAAAGAACCGGAAGAAGAAAAAGAAAAACCGGTTAAATCTTCAAAAAAGCAATAA
- the wecB gene encoding UDP-N-acetylglucosamine 2-epimerase (non-hydrolyzing), giving the protein MQNKIKVMTILGTRPEIIRLSRVMAKLDQFTNHITVHTGQNYDYELNEIFYKDLEIRKPDYFLGVKSGSLGKMIGKIIEKSESVLLKEKPDAVLILGDTNSSMAGIIAKRLKIPVYHMEAGNRCFDFNVPEEINRRIIDHISDFNLVYTEHARRNLLREGIHPRKIYLTGSPMKEVLTHFSEKIKKTDILKKLGLTREKYFVASVHREENVDNPNNLRKILESLNLLSRKYDFPIIVSTHPRTKKRLDEQKNIKLNGKILFSKPFGFFDYVNLQMNSFCVISDSGTISEESAILSFPAITIRNAMERPEGMDSGTIALTGLDPDTITESVRVAVSERKSLSENSIPADYKISNTSQRVIKIIIGTAKLAHKWEGIEKT; this is encoded by the coding sequence ATGCAAAATAAAATTAAAGTAATGACAATACTTGGAACACGGCCTGAAATTATAAGATTATCAAGGGTTATGGCAAAGTTAGACCAATTTACTAATCACATTACTGTTCATACTGGACAAAATTATGATTATGAGCTGAACGAAATATTTTACAAGGATTTGGAAATAAGAAAACCGGATTATTTTCTCGGAGTTAAGAGTGGTTCACTCGGTAAAATGATAGGTAAAATAATAGAAAAATCAGAAAGTGTTTTACTGAAAGAAAAACCGGACGCAGTATTAATACTGGGAGATACAAACAGCTCAATGGCGGGTATTATTGCTAAACGCCTGAAAATTCCTGTTTATCATATGGAAGCGGGAAACCGCTGTTTCGATTTTAATGTGCCGGAAGAGATAAACCGAAGAATAATTGATCATATAAGCGATTTTAACCTTGTTTATACAGAACATGCCCGCAGAAACCTTTTGAGAGAAGGGATTCATCCAAGGAAGATATATCTAACAGGTTCTCCGATGAAAGAAGTTTTAACTCATTTCTCAGAAAAAATAAAAAAAACTGATATTTTAAAAAAGTTAGGACTGACAAGAGAAAAATATTTTGTGGCAAGTGTTCATCGGGAAGAAAATGTTGATAATCCGAATAATTTAAGAAAGATTTTGGAGTCTTTAAATTTGCTTTCAAGAAAATATGATTTTCCCATAATAGTTTCAACTCATCCAAGAACTAAGAAAAGATTAGATGAGCAAAAAAACATAAAATTGAACGGCAAAATACTATTTTCAAAACCATTTGGTTTTTTTGACTATGTAAATCTTCAAATGAATTCGTTTTGTGTTATATCGGACAGCGGGACTATTTCCGAAGAGTCAGCTATACTTTCCTTTCCGGCAATTACCATAAGAAACGCAATGGAAAGACCGGAAGGAATGGATTCCGGTACTATAGCGCTTACGGGACTTGATCCTGATACCATTACTGAATCGGTTCGCGTTGCAGTAAGTGAAAGAAAATCTTTATCGGAAAATTCTATTCCGGCGGACTATAAAATATCTAATACTTCTCAAAGGGTGATAAAAATAATAATTGGTACAGCAAAATTGGCGCATAAATGGGAAGGGATAGAGAAAACATAA